A window from Sinorhizobium fredii encodes these proteins:
- the ptsP gene encoding phosphoenolpyruvate--protein phosphotransferase: protein MRDLSAGPRVLLKRLRELMAEPLEPQERLDRIVRQIAQNMVAEVCSVYVLRSDGILELYATEGLNKTAVHLAQLKMGQGLVGTIAASARPLNLSDAQAHPAFTYLPETGEEIYHSFLGVPILRTGRALGVLVVQNKAMRNYREDEVEALETTAMVLAEMVATGELKKITKPGLELDLSRPVAIEGNSYGEGIGLGYVVLHEPRIVVTNLLNEDTEHELQRLAEALGSLRISIDDMLSRRDVSMEGEHRAVLETYRMFAHDRGWVRKLEEAIRNGLTAEAAVERVQSETKARMIRLTDPYLRERMHDFDDLANRLLRQLSGYGAKLSAADFPSDAIIVARAMGAAELLDYPRENVRGLVLEEGAVTSHVVIVARAMGIPVVGQAAGAVALAENRDAIIVDGDDAKVHLRPVADLQRSYEEKVRFRARRQAQFRALKDVEPLTKDGKRITLQMNAGLLVDLPHLNEAGAEGIGLFRTELQFMIASTMPKAEEQEAFYRNVLKQTGGKPVTFRTLDIGGDKVVPYFRAAEEENPALGWRAIRLSLDRPGLLRTQFRAMLRAAAGAEFKLMLPMVTEVSELKVARELLQKEIERQSKLGEQLPRKLQFGAMLEVPALLWQLDELMAEVDFVSVGSNDLFQFAMAVDRGNARVSDRFDILGRPFLRMLRDIVRAGERNDTPVTLCGEMASKPLSAMALLGIGFRSVSMASTAVGPVKAMLLALDADKLAEVLNAALDDTKSETPIRQLLVDFAEANGIPV, encoded by the coding sequence ATGAGAGACCTTTCCGCGGGTCCGCGCGTTCTCCTCAAGCGGTTGCGCGAGCTCATGGCGGAACCGCTCGAGCCGCAGGAGCGCCTTGACCGTATCGTGCGCCAGATCGCGCAGAACATGGTCGCGGAAGTGTGCTCCGTCTATGTGCTGCGCTCCGACGGCATTCTCGAGCTTTACGCGACCGAAGGTCTGAACAAGACCGCGGTGCACTTGGCACAACTGAAGATGGGCCAGGGTCTCGTCGGCACGATCGCCGCCTCGGCGCGCCCGCTCAATCTCTCCGACGCGCAGGCGCATCCGGCCTTCACCTATCTCCCCGAGACCGGCGAAGAGATCTACCACTCCTTCCTTGGCGTGCCGATCCTGCGCACCGGGCGCGCGCTCGGCGTTCTGGTCGTGCAGAACAAGGCGATGCGCAACTATCGCGAGGACGAGGTCGAGGCGCTCGAGACGACCGCCATGGTGCTCGCCGAGATGGTCGCGACCGGCGAGCTCAAGAAGATCACCAAACCCGGACTTGAGCTGGACCTTTCGCGCCCCGTTGCGATCGAGGGCAACAGCTATGGCGAAGGCATCGGCCTTGGCTATGTGGTGCTGCACGAGCCGAGGATCGTCGTCACCAACCTGCTCAACGAGGATACGGAGCACGAACTGCAGCGCCTCGCCGAGGCGCTGGGGTCGCTGCGCATCTCGATCGACGACATGCTGTCGCGGCGCGACGTGTCGATGGAAGGCGAGCACCGGGCGGTGCTCGAGACCTACCGCATGTTCGCGCACGATCGTGGTTGGGTGAGAAAGCTCGAGGAAGCGATCCGCAACGGCCTGACGGCCGAGGCGGCGGTCGAGAGAGTGCAAAGCGAGACGAAGGCAAGGATGATCCGGCTGACGGATCCCTATCTGCGCGAGCGGATGCATGACTTCGACGATCTCGCCAACCGCCTGCTGCGCCAGCTCTCCGGCTACGGCGCCAAGCTTTCCGCCGCCGATTTCCCGAGCGACGCGATCATCGTCGCGCGCGCCATGGGCGCGGCGGAACTGCTCGATTATCCGCGCGAGAACGTCCGCGGCCTCGTCCTGGAAGAGGGTGCGGTCACCAGCCATGTGGTGATCGTCGCGCGCGCCATGGGCATTCCGGTCGTGGGGCAGGCAGCAGGAGCGGTGGCGCTTGCCGAAAACCGCGACGCGATTATCGTCGATGGCGATGACGCTAAAGTGCACCTGCGCCCGGTCGCCGACCTGCAGCGCTCCTACGAGGAAAAGGTGCGCTTCCGCGCCCGCCGCCAGGCGCAGTTCAGGGCGCTGAAAGACGTCGAGCCGCTGACGAAGGACGGCAAGCGCATTACGCTGCAGATGAATGCCGGGCTCCTGGTCGATCTACCGCATTTGAACGAAGCGGGCGCCGAAGGCATCGGCCTCTTCCGCACCGAACTGCAGTTCATGATCGCCTCCACCATGCCGAAGGCGGAGGAACAGGAAGCGTTCTACCGCAACGTCTTGAAGCAGACGGGCGGCAAACCGGTAACCTTCCGCACGCTGGACATTGGCGGTGACAAGGTCGTGCCCTATTTCCGCGCGGCGGAAGAGGAAAATCCGGCGCTCGGCTGGCGCGCCATCCGGCTGTCGCTCGACCGGCCGGGCCTGCTGCGGACCCAGTTCCGAGCGATGCTGCGCGCGGCTGCCGGCGCCGAGTTCAAGCTGATGCTGCCGATGGTGACCGAGGTGTCGGAACTCAAGGTGGCGCGCGAGCTCCTGCAGAAGGAGATCGAGCGGCAGTCGAAACTCGGAGAGCAATTGCCGCGCAAGCTGCAGTTCGGGGCGATGCTCGAGGTGCCGGCTCTGCTCTGGCAGCTTGACGAACTCATGGCCGAGGTGGATTTCGTCTCGGTCGGCTCGAACGATCTCTTCCAGTTCGCCATGGCGGTCGATCGCGGCAATGCCCGCGTTTCCGACCGTTTCGACATTCTCGGTCGGCCGTTCCTGAGAATGTTGCGCGACATCGTGCGCGCCGGCGAACGCAACGACACGCCGGTGACGCTCTGCGGCGAGATGGCGAGCAAGCCGCTTTCGGCCATGGCACTGCTCGGTATCGGCTTCCGCTCGGTATCCATGGCCTCGACTGCCGTCGGGCCTGTCAAGGCCATGCTGCTGGCACTCGACGCCGACAAGCTGGCCGAAGTCCTCAATGCCGCCCTGGACGATACAAAATCCGAAACGCCGATCCGCCAGCTTCTGGTGGATTTCGCGGAGGCGAACGGCATACCGGTATAG